ACCACGACAAGGGCCCGCGCGGCAATGCTTCGCTTGCGCCAGGTCCAGATGCCCCGCACTACAAGCCAGAGCAGCAGCCCCGCTGCGATGGCGAAGAAGAACAGTCCGACGGTCACGCCCAACGGGCTCTCGGAGCCTTCCCAGTGGTAGGTCGTGCCGAACTCCCACGGCCGCCACACCAGCCCTGCCATGCCGATCCAGAACGTGCCGATCAGGCCCGTGATGACTGCGGCGAGCCCGAGAATGAGCGGGGCGATCTGGCCCTCGCCCTGGCTGCCCGCCACGGCTGCATTCTCCTGCGTCGCGGTCACGGTCCAGCCCTTCCGAAGCGGCACTTCTCTTGAAGTCGTCGATTCGATCCTATTGATCGGTGACGCGAACTCCTGGTGAACCGCTGGGGCTCCGTGTATTACCTGCCGTTCGGCTCGCTGCCCGCGGCCAGGCGCGTGTGGAGCTCTACTCGTGCTCCGATGCATCGCGTACGGCCGACTTGATCAGCGCTGACAGGTCATCGACGAACTGCTGGCACAGCGCCAACACCGTGGGTCCGCCGTTCTCCAGCCGGCATTCGGCCAGCCGCGCATCATCGATCGGGATCCGCTTCAGAAATCCGCTGGGTCCGGTGACTTCGATAGACGCGCCGGTCTCGCCTGGTCCCGCGGCTCCCAGCCTCACCTCGACCGGGGCGTCCAAAGGAACGCTGGCCGCCCGCATCGCTGCATTGCCGAAGTTGGATGCGCTGTTGTTAAATACGCTGCTGATCATCGTCGCCTCTCCTCGTCGCGTGGATCCTTCGTAGCGCACGCCGCGCAAAGCCGGGGTGGGACGACGACTCGAGCCCTTCGGATACTTCTCTGCGTACTCGCGCTGGATCTCGGGCGGCAGTTCGAGCCACATGATCGCCACCTGCTCCCAGAACGCCTTCCAGTACTCTGCCTCGGTCGGCCGAGCATTCAAAGCAGCTGTGCCCTGGTCCCCGTCTATGGGCGCGACTTTACGGCGGAGGTGCGGTCGAATGTCGGGGCTCTCTGTGTGGTCGATCAGTCCGTCCATCGACCGGTTCTAGATCCGATGTAAGTGCAGACACTATCCGAACATCCTTGATCAGCTGTAGTGCCCCGTCGCGGGCCGATCTACCGAAGCGATTTGAGTGATCAATTGGGTTGTTCGACGTTTTCAGAAGCAAGTCCTAGGAAGAGAACGACGCCTATCACGGAGATACCCCTCTTTGTCCGTGCTGCGGGACGTCCCTGACCAAGCGGTACGTCTACTCCGAGATGCACTGCGAGAACTGCAGATTCGGGCTCGACGATGAGGAGGGCACTGACCGGAGCGATGAGTCCCTGAGCGTGTACGAAGCAGCGGACATCTGGGCTTCCCACGGGAAGGACGAGGAATACGCCTTCGGGTACTCCGAGGCTGAGCTCGAAGAGGCTCTGCGGAGCTAGCCCACCTTGGCGCGGCCACCGTCTGCATATCGTGGTTCCCGACCACGGTCGCGACTCGTGTCGTCGCCAACTGGCACACTGAGGTCATGCCTCGGATCACCCTCACCGCTGGAAACGACTTGGTCCAGCGTCTCGCTGGTGAGACTGATCCGGTCCGGGCCGTCATCGAGCTCATCTGGAACAGCCTTGATGCTGACGCCAACGAGGTGTCGGTCACTCTCAACCGCAATGTCGCGGACGGCATCGTCGGCGTCGCTGTTCGCGATGACGGCCTCGGCATGAGCCCGGAACGCGTCGAGCAGGACTTCAAGTGGGTGGGGAACTCCTGGAAGCTCGGGGCGCGCGTTACCGAGCGTGAGAAGCGGCCCCTGCACGGCAGGCTTGGCCAGGGGCGTCTGCGCGCCTTCGCGCTGGGAACCCGCATCACTTGGGAGACCGTTGGTGAGGATGCCACGGGCGCGTTCAAGAAGACTCGCGTGTCGTCGACCATTGACCATCGCAACGACTTCTCCGGCCCCGATCCTGTGGATGCCCAGGGACCGACCTATACGGAGTTCCTGGCTGAAGGCCGCGACTCGCTCGGCCGGCTCGAAGGCGACTCTGCCCGGCCGCGCATCGCTGCTGCCCTCGCTCTGCATCTGCTGACTTTCCCGAAGATCGAAGTCCGGTACGACGGAGTAAGGATCGACCCCGCCGCGAGCATCGAGCGCGAGACGACGCACGAGCTGAAGTGGTCCTACGACGGTGCCGAGCGCCGCGCCGCACTGAAAGTCGTCGAGTGGCGGGATGTGAAGGGCCGGGCGCTCTATCTCTGCGACGAGAAGGGCGTTCCGGTTGATGAGTCCCCGATCAGGCGCTTCGCCGACTTCAACTTCGCCGCCTACGTCCTATGGGAGGACATGACGGAGCATGCCAACGAGGTGCTGCTCGTCGATATGGAGCAGGAGACCTCCCTGCTCGGATCCCTGATGCAGGTCGTGGACTCCACGCTCGAGGACCACTTCGAGGCTCGCCGTGCCGAGCAGCGTCGCGAGCTCGTCGGACGCTGGAAAGAGACCAAGACCTACCCCTACGAAGGCGATCCTGCCTCGGAGGAAGAAGCGGTTGAGCGAGCGACTTTCGATGTCGTCGCGACCGCTGTTCGTCGGCACATACCCAAGACCCGCGGCCAGGAGAAGCTGACGCTGGGTCTCCTCAAGGACACGCTTCAGCGGAACCCCGATGGCGTGAAGACGCTCCTGAACCAGTACGTCGGGCTCACCGAAGGCGAGAGCGAAGAACTCGATCGGCTGCTCGAGCGCACGCCGCTCTCAAGGCTCATCCGGGCGACTACCGACGTGACCGACCGCCTGGACTTCCTGAGCGCTCTTCGCGAGATCGTCTTCAACCCCGAAGCCAAAGGGCTGGTCAAGGAGCGGGACCACCTGCACAAGATCCTGGAGCGCGAGAGCTGGGTATTCGGGGAGCAGTTCAACATGATGAGCTCTGAGATAGGTCTCACCCGAGCGCTCGAGCAGCACCTCAGCATGCTTGGCCGCGAGGGGGAGCCCATTACGAAGGTCACGAAGACCGACGGCAGCCAGGGCCGCCTGGACTTGATGTTCTCGCTGGCCGCACCCGAGCACGAGACGAAGCGGCATCTGGTCGTGGAGCTGAAGGCCCCATCGGTGGTCGCGTCGTACAAGGAGGCCAGCCAGATCAAGGGCTATGCGCGCGCCATCGTCGAGGATCCGCAGTTCGCCGGCACCCACACCGTCTGGGATTTCGTGCTCGTCGTGAACGACTACAACAACGACGTGCGGCGCGACATCAACCAGCGTGGCCGTGAGTCGGGGCTGCTCGATGAGTCCGAGCTCGACCCGAACTCCCCGCTGCGCTACAGGGTCTGGGTTCGTCGCTGGTCAGAGATCCTCGAGTCCGCGGACCAGCGCTTGCTCTACTACAAGCGTGGCTTGCAGCACGATGCCTCGCTCATCGACGTCAAGCGGTACCTGCACGAGCACCATGCAGACGTGCTGCCCGAGGGGCTGTTCTCGGAGGACGAACCGAACTAGTCCGGATTCTCATCCGTGTGGTTGACAACCCAGCGTGTCTGCCTGGTACCGAACGCCCGCATGCTCAATACACCAACCAGCAAGGAGGTGCCGATGAGCCGTTCGTATGAGTGGCTACCTGACCGCCATATCGGCGTCGCAGCAACCCTCGCGCATGCAGACGAAACCATTGCGCAGGCGGCCAGCATTCTCTTCGAGTACCAACGCCAGCCTGACGGGATCATCCGGCTCCGCGAGGTGCCAGTAGTCACGTACAGCGAAACTGTAGTCACAGGCCTGGCTCCGATCCCGCGCAAGGTACCACTGCTCGTGGCAGACGCACTGGTGTCCCTGCGCAACGCGATCGAGCACACCATCTTCGGCGAGATCGAGCATCTCGACGGGGTGCTGGACGAGAAGACGGCCCGGCTTGTCGAGATGCCGGCCGCAACGAGCTTCGATGATTTCCAAGAATGGATCAAGCGCCGTCAGAAGAACGGTCCGCCGTCGCTTCACCGCGGAAGCGAACTTCTCCGGCGGATCGAAGGACTGCAGCCCTATCAGCGAACGAAGGATCCCAAAGACCACCCGATGGCGTTGCTGGCTTCGCACACCAACCACTCCAAGCATCGTGCGCCGGCGATCACTTCCGTGCGGTTGGCCGCGATCCATCGCGAAGACCAATCGCCACCGTCGTTGGCCGAGGTGCAACGGCTTCCCGAAGTTCCGCTGCAAGTAGGAGATGTGATCGCCCGCACTCCACGTGGCGCGCGCATCCCGGTGGCCCTGTTTCCGACCATAGGCATCAACAGACCCGGAACCACTCGCTGGCCCGTGCTGATGAAGGAACTCGAGGATCTCGCTTCATGGGTGCGTACCCAGGCTGTCCCGCGACTAGTCACAGGAGCGGACCCGCCCTCGTCGGTGCTGCCTGCGAGATACGACATCGCGGTCGGCCACACCGACGAGCGCAAGGCCTTGTCCGATGGTTCAACGTTCTCCGCAGCCCAACGTCACCAGGAACGTCTGCAGGCTGCATCTGTGCGCCAGAACCTGGTCGAGACGCTTGCCGCCATGGATAGCGCGCCAAGGGCCAAGGATATTGCCGCATGGCTGGAATCACTGGAAGATCGCGACGTGCTCAAACGCATGGACAAGCTCCGGTTCACAAGCCACTACGACGAAGACTTCATGCTCAGCAATCTCGACGTACTCGAAGGCATGCGAGACGACGCTCGACACTTCGCCGACGGGAGTGCCCAGTAACTCGGGCATGCTACGTAGCCAATCTGCGAGCGAGTGGAACGAGAAGAACATCGTCAGGCCAATGACGATAGTGCGCACTTCCCGTGCCGAAAAACGCCAGAAGAGCGAATCTCATCCGCAGCCAAAAGCGCTCGCGAAAGGGGCATGCTCCGTGCGAAAGGCCTATGTCTAACCTGTCCTGGCCTATCGCCCGATAGGCAAATCAGAAGAGCCCAGGTTGGCAGTTAAATGTATGTTCTAGAGGTGCTACCGACACCACCCAACGTCGGCGCGGCGTTCCGGGCGGCAGCGGGCCTCGGAGCCGACGCGGTCCTCGTGTCGCCGGGCGGCGCCGACCCGCTGTACCGGCGCAGCGTGCGGGTGAGCATGGGGACCGTGTTCCAAATGCCGTGGACGCGCATCGTCGAGTGGGATTCCGCGATAGCCGATCTGCACGCCGCCGGATTCGACATCGCGGCGCTGGCGTTGCGTGAGGACGCGGTGACACTCGACGCTTACGTCGCAGACCGTCCCGAGCGCGTCGCTCTGGTCATGGGATCGGAGGGCGACGGACTCTCGCGGACCGTGATCGATGCGGCGGACACGATCGTCACCATCCCGATGGCCGGGGGAGTGGACTCGCTCAACGTGGCGTCCGCAGCCGCGGTCGCTCTGTGGGCCGTGACGACCTGAGCCGTCGACCCTGAGCGTCAGTCGGTGCCCGGCCGGAACATCGGCGAGGGGTCGGGCCGCTTGGCCACGATGTGGTCGCCCGACGACTGGTGGCGCAGCCGGCGCAGCACCCACGGAACGAGATGCTCACGCGCCCATCCCAGGTCTTCCGACCTGGCCTCGCGCCAGGTGCGAAGGGCCAGGGTCTCGGGCTGCAGCGACTCGAGGGAGTTCGGGACGTTGAGCGCACGCAGCACCATGCGCGCGACCTCGTGGTGGCCGAGCGCGTTGAAATGGAGACGATCGGGGTCGAAGAACCGCGCATCCTGCACGACCTTGAGCGCCCACTGGTCTGCGACGACGCAGTCGTACCGGTCGGCGATCGCGCGCACGTTCTCGTTGTAGATCGCGACCTTTCCGCGGAACGGACGGAGCACGGGGCTGAAGGCCGTGTCGACGCCGGTGAAGACGATCACCGTCGCGCCGGTGGAGGTCAGACGCGCGACGGCGTCGTCGAGCTGCTGGGCGATCGCGTCGGGGTCCGTACCGGGTCGGATGACGTCGTTGCCGCCGGCGCAGATCGAGATGAGGTCGGGATGCAGCGCGATCGCCGGCTCGATCTGGTCGGCGACGATCTGCGCGATCAGCTTGCCGCGCACCGCGAGGTTCGCGTACGCGAAGTCGTCGACGTCGGTGGTCAGCACCTCGGCGACCCGGTCGGCCCACCCCCGATGCATCCCCGGCACGTCGGGGTACGGGTCGCCGATGCCCTCGGTGAACGAGTCGCCGACGGCGACGAAGCGACGCCACGGATGGGGCGAGGGGTTGTCGACATGCGAGGTGCTCATCGGCTCCTGGTCGGTCATCCGGCTCTCCTTCATGGACGGGCGGCGACGGCGGTGGCCCTCGCGCAGTGACCGAGCCTACTCCGCTCACGCCCCGCTGATCCGGAGGCACGCGTCTCGGCGGCGCCGTCGCCGCAGTGTCGGCGGGAGCGATTATCGTTGACTCGATGCTCTCTCCGTCCTTTCCCCAGCGTGCTCCGTGGGGTACCGCCAACAAGCTGCGCGCTTGGCAGCAGGAGGCCCTCGAGCAGTACTTCCACGACGACCAGCGGGACTTCCTCGTGGCGGCGACGCCCGGTGCAGGAAAGACGACCTTCGCGCTGACGCTCGCGGTCGAGCTCATGCGCATGGGCGAGGTCAACCGCATCATCGTGGTGGCACCCACCGAGCACCTGAAGACGCAATGGGCCGACGCGGCGGCTCGCGTCCACATCAGACTCGACCCGCGTTTCCGCAACAGCCACTGGGCTCCGGCCCGGCACTATCACGGCGCGGTCGTCACCTATGCGCAGGTGGCGGCGAAGCCCTCGGTGCATCGCCATCTCACCGAGGACGCCAAGACCCTCGTCGTCCTCGACGAGGTGCACCACGGCGGCGACGCTCTGAGCTGGGGCGATGCGATCCGCGACGCTTACGGACCCGCCACGCGGCGACTGCTCCTCTCGGGCACGCCGTTCCGCAGCGACACCGCCCCGATCCCGTTCGTCGAGTACCACCCCGACGAATCCGGTG
The sequence above is a segment of the Microbacterium sp. Root553 genome. Coding sequences within it:
- a CDS encoding ATP-binding protein, whose product is MPRITLTAGNDLVQRLAGETDPVRAVIELIWNSLDADANEVSVTLNRNVADGIVGVAVRDDGLGMSPERVEQDFKWVGNSWKLGARVTEREKRPLHGRLGQGRLRAFALGTRITWETVGEDATGAFKKTRVSSTIDHRNDFSGPDPVDAQGPTYTEFLAEGRDSLGRLEGDSARPRIAAALALHLLTFPKIEVRYDGVRIDPAASIERETTHELKWSYDGAERRAALKVVEWRDVKGRALYLCDEKGVPVDESPIRRFADFNFAAYVLWEDMTEHANEVLLVDMEQETSLLGSLMQVVDSTLEDHFEARRAEQRRELVGRWKETKTYPYEGDPASEEEAVERATFDVVATAVRRHIPKTRGQEKLTLGLLKDTLQRNPDGVKTLLNQYVGLTEGESEELDRLLERTPLSRLIRATTDVTDRLDFLSALREIVFNPEAKGLVKERDHLHKILERESWVFGEQFNMMSSEIGLTRALEQHLSMLGREGEPITKVTKTDGSQGRLDLMFSLAAPEHETKRHLVVELKAPSVVASYKEASQIKGYARAIVEDPQFAGTHTVWDFVLVVNDYNNDVRRDINQRGRESGLLDESELDPNSPLRYRVWVRRWSEILESADQRLLYYKRGLQHDASLIDVKRYLHEHHADVLPEGLFSEDEPN
- a CDS encoding SGNH/GDSL hydrolase family protein; the protein is MTDQEPMSTSHVDNPSPHPWRRFVAVGDSFTEGIGDPYPDVPGMHRGWADRVAEVLTTDVDDFAYANLAVRGKLIAQIVADQIEPAIALHPDLISICAGGNDVIRPGTDPDAIAQQLDDAVARLTSTGATVIVFTGVDTAFSPVLRPFRGKVAIYNENVRAIADRYDCVVADQWALKVVQDARFFDPDRLHFNALGHHEVARMVLRALNVPNSLESLQPETLALRTWREARSEDLGWAREHLVPWVLRRLRHQSSGDHIVAKRPDPSPMFRPGTD